The following is a genomic window from Candidatus Eisenbacteria bacterium.
TCCGTCCGGTATACTTATGACAGTGCCTCGGGAGGTGGATCCTTGGCTGAAGAGGGCCAGAGAGGTTTCTTGGCGGCGAGGAAGGTCGTTGTCCTGCCTCAGGTCCGCCGCACGAGCCTGGCCCTGACCCTCCTCGAGTTCGCTCACTCCCTCGTCCTCATGCTCTGGGTCGGCTCGCTCGCCGGCTTCTGCCTGATCGCCGTTCCCGTCCTCTCCTCGAGCCTGCCGAGCAAGGACCTCGCCGCCCGCGCGATCCTCGCCATCCTCGAGCGGACCGCCTTTCTCGGCTGCGGGGCCGGAGCCTTCCTGCTCCTGACCACCTTCCTGATGCACGTGGCCTCGCTGCGCAGAATGCGCGCGACGATCGTCCAGATGCTCCTCCTGCTCGGGATGACCGCCGCCGCCGTCGTGTCTCAGATCGCGTTGACTC
Proteins encoded in this region:
- a CDS encoding DUF4149 domain-containing protein — protein: MAEEGQRGFLAARKVVVLPQVRRTSLALTLLEFAHSLVLMLWVGSLAGFCLIAVPVLSSSLPSKDLAARAILAILERTAFLGCGAGAFLLLTTFLMHVASLRRMRATIVQMLLLLGMTAAAVVSQIALTPRIQSLLADLRRGDLAIGSAALDGAFRTLLATTLWLLSLQIAAGIGVLLFAVRRWYRYLPSRGDRGGADAFYFDPRYR